In Persicimonas caeni, a single window of DNA contains:
- a CDS encoding IS110 family RNA-guided transposase: MRNYKIDNDVIATTRKLWMGIDAHKRTLHVTVIDDDGEMVLSESLPHAKEHVVGLVRRLEDADIVAVYEAGPTGYKLLKWLEELGCDAFMVPPTHVRQKKGGKKIKTDERDSYDLAEQARAGMLPAVHALDEDTYCERQVVRTRGQLVEHRSQLKAQLKSLLLFHGVSAPDDLKANWSKRFMRWLEEGPTGDENLDLAIEALVGVIYSFDKQIKRLEGRLRQMEESQKWADEAELLRSVPGIGALTTMLLLLELGDVSRFDRCEEFSSWLGLVPGEWSSGDGQNKGSITRAGNKRARSALVESSWTLIGKDAGMRAVYERIKAKSGAGVAIVAVARRLALAIRAMLRDQKKYEYNPITA; the protein is encoded by the coding sequence ATGCGAAACTATAAGATCGACAACGATGTGATTGCAACGACGCGCAAACTGTGGATGGGAATCGACGCCCACAAGCGCACGCTGCATGTGACAGTCATCGACGATGACGGTGAGATGGTGCTCTCGGAGTCGCTGCCCCACGCCAAGGAGCATGTGGTCGGGCTGGTTCGTCGTCTCGAAGACGCCGATATCGTTGCTGTGTATGAAGCAGGCCCCACTGGCTACAAGCTCTTGAAATGGCTCGAAGAGCTCGGCTGTGATGCGTTTATGGTTCCGCCGACACATGTGCGCCAGAAGAAGGGCGGAAAGAAGATCAAGACCGACGAGCGCGACAGCTACGATTTGGCCGAGCAGGCTCGTGCTGGCATGCTTCCGGCCGTTCACGCGCTCGACGAGGATACGTACTGCGAGCGGCAGGTAGTGCGTACCCGGGGCCAGCTGGTCGAACACCGCAGCCAGCTCAAGGCTCAGCTCAAGTCGCTGCTGCTGTTTCACGGCGTCTCGGCGCCGGACGATTTGAAGGCCAACTGGTCGAAGCGATTCATGCGCTGGCTCGAGGAGGGGCCGACCGGTGACGAGAATCTCGACCTGGCGATTGAGGCGCTGGTGGGCGTCATCTACAGCTTCGACAAGCAGATTAAACGGCTCGAGGGGCGACTTCGCCAGATGGAAGAGAGCCAAAAATGGGCCGATGAAGCCGAGTTGTTGCGCAGCGTGCCGGGGATTGGCGCGCTGACCACGATGCTCCTTTTGCTCGAGCTCGGTGACGTGAGTCGTTTCGATCGCTGCGAGGAGTTTTCGAGCTGGCTTGGGCTTGTGCCAGGCGAGTGGTCCAGTGGAGATGGGCAAAACAAGGGCTCAATCACGCGAGCGGGCAATAAACGAGCGCGCTCAGCCCTGGTCGAGTCGAGCTGGACGCTGATCGGCAAAGACGCCGGGATGCGGGCAGTCTATGAGCGCATCAAAGCCAAGAGTGGCGCCGGTGTGGCGATCGTGGCGGTGGCGCGAAGGCTCGCGCTGGCGATACGTGCAATGCTTCGAGACCAAAAAAAGTACGAGTACAACCCGATAACAGCCTAA